The DNA sequence ATGGGAGAGGAGGGTGGTTGCCCATCCTGCGGGCGACCGGTCGAAAGGCTTCGGGAGAAGTCCTACTTCTTCCGGATGAGCAGCTACGAGAAGCGGCTGCTTGAACACATCGAGACCCACCCGGAGTTCATCCAGCCCGAATCTCGCCGCAACGAGGTCCTATCCTTCGTGCGCCAGGGCCTGAGAGACCTCTCCATCAGCCGGACCACCTTCGATTGGGGCGTCCCTGTGCCGACCGACCCCTCTCACGTCCTCTACGTCTGGTTCGACGCCCTCACAAATTATCTCACCGCTCCCGGTTTCGGAGACGATCCAGAGCGCTTTGAGCGTATCTGGCCTGCCGACATCCACCTCATCGGAAAGGACATCCTCCGCTTCCACGCAGTTTACTGGCCGACCTTCCTCATGGCGGCGGGCCTTCCCCTGCCCCGCACCGTTTACGGCCACGGCTGGTGGACCGTCGAAGGCCGGAAGATGTCCAAGAGCCTTAGGAACGTGGTCGATCCCCTCTGGCTCATCGAGACCTACGGGGTGGACGCCGTTCGCTACTTCCTTCTTAGGGAAGTCCCCTTCGGCGCCGACGGCGACTTCTCCCACGAGGCCTTCATAGGGAGGCTCAACGCGGAGCTGGCCAACGACCTGGGCAACCTCCTGTCGCGAACCGTCGCGATGATCCAGAAGTACTGCGACGGCATCGTGCCCGAGCCCTCAGGCGAAACCGGGCTGGAGGAGGCCCTACGGGAGCGCGCGGCCGAGGTGATGGCCGCCCAGGACGGCTTCATGGCGGAGTGCGCCTTCCAGAAGGCCCTGATCAACATCTTCGGGCTCGTTGGGGCTGTCAACAAGTACATCGACGAGACCGCCCCCTTCAAGCTCGCAAAACGCGAGGCCGACCGGCCTCGGCTCCGGACCGTCTTATACACTCTTGCCGAGGTATTAAGGCTCTTGGGCCTCCTTATCGAGCCTTACATGCCGACGACGGCCATGAAGATCGGCTGCCAGCTCGGAATCCCGGCCCTTGAAGCGGGCCACCCCTTTGCCGAGACCGCCCGCTGGGGCGGCACCGCGGCGGGCCAGACCACATTCGCGGGACCGAAGCTATTCCCACGGATCGAAGAGGAGCACGCCTTGGCCATCCAACGGGAGGTTGTCCGCCTTGCCGAAGCTGAAGAGGCCCCGCCCGAGGAGGAGAGGATACCAGTGGAAGAGATTACCATCGAAGAGTTCCAACGGATTACGCTGCGAACGGCCAGAATCATCTCGGCCGAGCCCGTCCCCAAAGCGAAGAAGCTCCTCAAACTCATAGTGGAGGTCGGCGGAGGCGAGGAGCGACAGCTCGTGGCCGGGATCGCCCAGGACTACACCCCCGAGGCCCTGGTGGGCAAATCGGTCGTCGTGCTCACCAACCTCAAGCCCGCCCGCATCATGGGGGTCGAGAGCCAGGGCATGGTGCTCGCCGGAGAGTCGCCGGAAGGCAAAGTGGTGCTGGCCACCTTCGACGAACCGCTGGAGCCGGGCTGCGTGGTCAAGTAGCCCGGCGAAGCAGGCATCGACCCACCCGCTCCCTAAGCCCCGCGCTCATGAAATCATGCTCATAGACACCCACGCCCACCTGGAGATGGAAGAGTTCGACGAGGACCGCGACGAGGTCCTCCTCCGAGCCCGCAAGGCCGGAGTCTCGGCCATAATCACTATCGCTTCGACCTTTGAGAGCAACGAACAGGCCAAGACCGTAGCGGAGGCCTACCCGGGCGTCTACCACACCGTGGGCGTCCACCCCCACGACGCCAAGCACCTAACCCCAGAGCGCCTAAAGGAGCTCTGCCTCCGGGCCCTGGGGGAGCGGGTCGTGGCCTGGGGGGAGATCGGTCTCGACTACTTCCGCGACCGCTCGCCCCGCGAGGCCCAGCGGGCGGCCTTCCGCGAGCAGCTAGACTGCGCTGCGCGACTGGGGCTTCCCGTGGTCATCCACAACCGCGACGCCCACGACGACACCCTCTCGGTGCTTGCCGAGCAGGGCCCCCGCGAATCGACCGGGGTCTTCCACTGCTTCAGCGGAGACTCCTCTTACGCCAACCGATGCCTGGAGCTTGGCTTTTATCTCTCGGTAGGAGGTCCCATAACCTATCCGAAGAACGATAAATATCGCGAGCTTGTGGGAACGCTCCCCACCGACCGGTTGCTTGTCGAGACCGACTCTCCCTTCTTAACGCCCCAGGCCCACCGGGGCCGCCGCAACGAGCCCGCCTACGTGACCTTCGTTGCCGAGGAAGTGGCCGAGGCAACGGGGCTTACTGTGGAGGAGGTGGGTCGGATCACCACGAAAAACGTCTGGCGCCTCTTCGGAATAGGCCTCCGGGATGCTCAGCCCAGGATAGTACGCCCCCTTCGGGACAGCCTATATGTCAACCTCACCCATCGCTCCACCAACGCGACCACCTTCTGCAGCCGGACCTTCGACCCCGGCCTCAGGGGCCACGACCTGCAGTCGGAGCGCGATCCCACCGTGGGAGAGGTGCTCCAGGCCATAGAGCCTGGGCTTTCCGGAGCCCGAGAGGTGGTCTTGTGCGGCTGGGGCGAGCCGACCCTCAGGCTCGAAGAGCTCAAGGAGATTGCCCGCCGGCTGAAGGAGAGCGGGTGCCGGGTGCGCCTCACCACCAA is a window from the Nitrospinota bacterium genome containing:
- a CDS encoding YchF/TatD family DNA exonuclease yields the protein MLIDTHAHLEMEEFDEDRDEVLLRARKAGVSAIITIASTFESNEQAKTVAEAYPGVYHTVGVHPHDAKHLTPERLKELCLRALGERVVAWGEIGLDYFRDRSPREAQRAAFREQLDCAARLGLPVVIHNRDAHDDTLSVLAEQGPRESTGVFHCFSGDSSYANRCLELGFYLSVGGPITYPKNDKYRELVGTLPTDRLLVETDSPFLTPQAHRGRRNEPAYVTFVAEEVAEATGLTVEEVGRITTKNVWRLFGIGLRDAQPRIVRPLRDSLYVNLTHRSTNATTFCSRTFDPGLRGHDLQSERDPTVGEVLQAIEPGLSGAREVVLCGWGEPTLRLEELKEIARRLKESGCRVRLTTNGHGSIIHGRDIAEELSGLVDACSVSLIAQDADTYEALCRPTHGKVAYEAVKGFIALAKAGGMEVEATAVDVPYWVDLAACRIVAEEELGVPFRVRRPSEMG
- the metG gene encoding methionine--tRNA ligase produces the protein MGGPPAEKTIYITTPIYYVNDVPHLGHAYTTLAADVLARHHRLRGREVFFLTGTDEHGQKVERSAAEQGLKPIELADRTVERFKAVWEALHISNDDFIRTTEPRHHRAVEEIFRRINEAGDIYMGEYEGLYCVPCETFWTDLQMGEEGGCPSCGRPVERLREKSYFFRMSSYEKRLLEHIETHPEFIQPESRRNEVLSFVRQGLRDLSISRTTFDWGVPVPTDPSHVLYVWFDALTNYLTAPGFGDDPERFERIWPADIHLIGKDILRFHAVYWPTFLMAAGLPLPRTVYGHGWWTVEGRKMSKSLRNVVDPLWLIETYGVDAVRYFLLREVPFGADGDFSHEAFIGRLNAELANDLGNLLSRTVAMIQKYCDGIVPEPSGETGLEEALRERAAEVMAAQDGFMAECAFQKALINIFGLVGAVNKYIDETAPFKLAKREADRPRLRTVLYTLAEVLRLLGLLIEPYMPTTAMKIGCQLGIPALEAGHPFAETARWGGTAAGQTTFAGPKLFPRIEEEHALAIQREVVRLAEAEEAPPEEERIPVEEITIEEFQRITLRTARIISAEPVPKAKKLLKLIVEVGGGEERQLVAGIAQDYTPEALVGKSVVVLTNLKPARIMGVESQGMVLAGESPEGKVVLATFDEPLEPGCVVK